A single window of Vigna radiata var. radiata cultivar VC1973A chromosome 4, Vradiata_ver6, whole genome shotgun sequence DNA harbors:
- the LOC106759259 gene encoding protein LONGIFOLIA 1, whose product MSGKSLKSLKDENPDLQKQIGCITGFFQLFDRHRFLTGQRSGTCIQHSPTSGASSYEINELNGTMLKTKAKNLKDAREKQQFSTESSITSLSSSSCSSSMSSLEFNRTIQMQSSSRNQTKIPENTNSKVAKKQLDTSRHQSLHFNHIVKDSMHKEAQGLSVRTVAEEEKKGHTNTLKLIDSPRPLRSQKSVNAGVTVAGEPFHTLAKSKKTPWDSPRLSYDETFKSATKHKEFPRLSLDSREGSNEGNKSRNLLKGQQKGYAKSSSTMINQLQEPESSKRSSSVVAKLMGLEALPIGTSSCSSTSDEDKHHQKFALPRFKKADSITNEKPYSRFALESTPWGQPDAIQCSQLQTSKDCESDVKASKTSLTVYGEIEKRVAELEFKKSGKDLRALKHILEAMQRRKDSLDIARDQASNSPSDNRNSTNSNESSNIQSPRVRQKDLASVTVEMSNSNRGSKLPIVIMKPAKVTRKVNSPSPTELSVHGKSGVSKCSPSNPRNGRLADKNSAKGTSSTKNNKGPFGQQVRPSYKNLRTSKLMQSLEVSQENTEECTTNSGYITVTGSPRLQKKFGLERCSRPTSSSSDSCINRREHNRQHVELSSPSTTPTHKFSSLQQINERFSEISSNWRNFKHRVNVISDLDDKRNSIGHSEIEVIRIDQTGKIISSSIQLSSMHQYNAFEELMKTETMVTAEQPSPVSVLDAAFYRDDPPSPVKKKPDISKYLGEAQSTDGDSEENSMDILQEIDWIEEKLINFNNSKHPDHKYITEILLASGLLSGHSSSQIFHSPGHLINPKLFFALEKVKTEKRHFNIDANAKKIARLKNPEQMQRKLIFDVVNDILVQKMILDSSSALWCQPSEFAGTRPKGQQLLDELCTEIDQLQPQNGNVSLANEDENLKHHHAIWTNCCTEIPNVVLDIERLIFKDLITEVVRGEVANHTGTHCRQLVFFK is encoded by the exons ATGTCTGGAAAGTCTTTGAAATCCTTGAAGGATGAAAACCCAGATTTGCAGAAGCAAATTGGGTGCATCACTGGATTTTTTCAGCTCTTTGACCGCCACCGTTTCCTCACAGGCCAACGCTCCGGCACCTGCATTCAGCACAGCCCAACTTCAG GAGCAAGCAGTTATGAAATTAATGAGCTCAACGGTACAATGCTGAAAACTAAG GCAAAGAATCTCAAGGATGCTAGAGAAAAGCAACAATTCTCCACAGAATCATCTATAACTTCTTTATCTTCATCCTCTTGTTCATCTAGCATGTCATCCCTTGAGTTTAACAGAACCATTCAGATGCAATCATCATCAAGAAATCAGACAAAAATTCCTGAAAATACAAATTCAAAAGTAGCAAAGAAACAACTTGATACCTCGCGCCATCAATCCCTCCATTTCAACCATATTGTCAAAGACTCGATGCATAAAGAAGCTCAAGGATTGTCTGTGAGAACTGTGGCTGAAGAGGAAAAGAAGGGTCACACTAATACCTTGAAACTCATAGACTCTCCCCGGCCTCTGCGGTCACAGAAATCTGTCAATGCAGGAGTTACAGTTGCCGGCGAACCATTCCATACTCTTGCCAAGTCCAAGAAAACACCTTGGGACTCACCACGGCTCTCTTATGATGAAACATTCAAATCTGCCACAAAGCATAAGGAATTCCCAAGGCTTTCCTTGGACAGCAGAGAAGGGTCCAATGAAGGAAACAAGTCTCGCAACCTGTTGAAGGGTCAGCAGAAAGGTTATGCAAAGAGCTCTAGCACAATGATTAACCAACTGCAAGAACCAGAATCTTCCAAAAGATCTTCCAGTGTTGTAGCAAAGTTGATGGGACTTGAAGCCCTGCCGATTGGAACTTCTAGTTGCTCTAGCACAAGTGATGAAGATAAGCACCACCAAAAATTCGCCTTGCCTCGGTTTAAAAAGGCTGATTCAATCACAAATGAGAAGCCTTATTCACGATTTGCACTAGAATCAACTCCTTGGGGGCAACCTGATGCAATCCAATGTTCTCAATTACAAACTTCCAAGGATTGTGAGTCTGATGTAAAAGCCTCAAAGACCTCTCTCACGGTATATGGGGAAATTGAGAAAAGGGTGGCTGAACTTGAGTTCAAAAAGTCTGGAAAGGATCTCAGAGCCCTTAAACACATTCTTGAAGCAATGCAGAGACGTAAAGATTCGTTAGACATTGCTAGAGATCAGGCTTCAAATTCTCCATCTGACAATAGGAATAGTACTAATTCCAATGAAAGCTCCAACATACAAAGCCCACGAGTACGACAGAAAGACCTGGCATCTGTCACGGTTGAGATGTCAAATTCTAACCGGGGTAGTAAATTGCCAATTGTCATCATGAAACCTGCGAAAGTTACTAGAAAAGTCAATAGTCCTTCTCCTACAGAATTATCAGTTCACGGAAAATCTGGTGTCAGCAAATGTTCCCCTAGTAATCCAAGAAATGGAAGATTAGCTGACAAAAATAGTGCTAAAGgcacaagttcaacaaaaaataacaagGGTCCTTTTGGCCAACAGGTTCGTCCATCATATAAAAACTTGAGAACTTCAAAATTGATGCAATCCTTGGAAGTTTCTCAAGAGAACACTGAAGAATGCACCACCAATTCTGGTTATATAACTGTGACTGGGAGCCCCAGATTACAAAAGAAGTTTGGTCTGGAGAGGTGTTCACGACCAACCAGTTCATCGTCGGATTCCTGCATTAACAGAAGAGAGCACAATAGGCAACATGTGGAATTGTCTTCTCCAAGTACAACACCAACACATAAGTTCTCCAGTTTGCAGCAAATAAATGAACGTTTCAGTGAGATCAGTAGTAACTGGAGGAATTTTAAGCACCGTGTTAATGTCATTTCGGACTTAGACGACAAAAGAAACTCGATCGGTCATAGTGAGATTGAAGTCATTCGAATTGATCAAACTGGAAAGATCATTAGTTCCTCCATCCAGCTGAGTTCTATGCATCAATAT AATGCATTTGAAGAGTTGATGAAGACTGAGACAATGGTTACTGCGGAACAACCAAGTCCTGTGTCTGTTCTTGATGCTGCATTCTATAGAGATGATCCACCATCTCCAGTGAAAAAGAAACCAGACATCTCAAAATATTTAG GTGAAGCTCAAAGCACTGATGGTGACAGTGAAGAGAACTCAATGGATATACTTCAAGAAATTGACTGGATTGAAGAGAAACTAATCAATTTCAATAACTCTAAGCACCCTGACCATAAGTATATAACAGAAATACTGTTAGCATCAGGTCTGCTCAGTGGCCACAGTTCCAGCCAGATATTTCACTCGCCGGGTCACTTGATTAATCCAAAATTGTTCTTTGCACTTGAAAAAGTGAAGACAGAGAAGAGACATTTTAACATTGATGCCAATGCCAAAAAGATTGCCAGGTTAAAAAATCCTGAGCAGATGCAAAGAAAACTCATATTTGATGTTGTCAATGACATTttagttcaaaagatgatattGGATAGTTCTTCTGCATTGTGGTGCCAACCAAGTGAGTTTGCAGGCACAAGACCAAAAGGGCAGCAGCTTTTGGATGAGCTGTGCACAGAAATAGATCAGTTGCAGCCTCAAAATGGGAATGTCAGTTTAGCTAATGAGGATGAGAATTTGAAGCATCACCATGCAATTTGGACTAACTGCTGCACTGAGATACCAAATGTTGTGTTGGATATTGAACGTTTGATCTTTAAGGATTTGATAACCGAGGTTGTGAGAGGTGAAGTAGCAAACCACACTGGTACACATTGCAGGCAACTAGTGTTTTTCAAGTAG